The Megachile rotundata isolate GNS110a chromosome 3, iyMegRotu1, whole genome shotgun sequence genome includes a window with the following:
- the LOC100879410 gene encoding LOW QUALITY PROTEIN: uncharacterized protein LOC100879410 (The sequence of the model RefSeq protein was modified relative to this genomic sequence to represent the inferred CDS: deleted 1 base in 1 codon), which produces MKNHSYIMHHMYSSKKGDPLCPLGFHPQVRWPTRCKRCFRDYKEHGGKKDNLRDITASSPSLSFDQSSGRSAENGKRVWSSATNLAKDDFKETPEPSHASAGWTSLMDLSAIDKEDERLDRRRPTKLQIKEVIANSSENTSENDVEFIIQVKKSKIGSSKSAIQNEDHLMGKEETTKNSEMDRLRAQLNELQARCEKAEREKSEILMRRLTTMENISNKASSNELQKLQKKNEALTQEKTSLLNKIKELEKETSSKSFRGERDREKEELRSKLKAAENLCETLMDENEDMKKEIRQLEEEIYELQDTFRTTIWTDDTCDSNTTTLLFAKATTNRGRLIAWDEQADEYVRLRKSLEQSNKNCRILSFKLRKVERKVEELESEKDTLEKKYDEVKKVEDTLKKIKGEFQGRPQKKATEFTTKVQLKKMVDEMEKEIGDLMTIFTNISDGKDVDVQELKSKDNHAKYDKLLKEHELLKEKLDTVTKELSDEKEKKRTPSGSKVEDKNVDVQNIKKKLDEAVNLREAERKAWDQEKTSLSEEKEKLKSKLLSLSAEKLKVYNEVVQLKKDLETAKSSEKEGEKMEKTINELKRELSQEREKNKKLQDDLSAYTERESKMTQSMSSVEQTKSKLDTEVKRLKKELENAKSSNSTKISSLTTEVSDLKKEKEKLLSQIEQEKQSKEADVSMLKKKINSLEKTGLNNKRMNEMRQTYNEKILMAYISDLENELKKGQQEYDNLNEKYNELGKLKAQFESDNEALNNKLREQNTELISIRKELEALRQTVKLKESEWRSEKTTLEHKLRESELPNRAMITDLNNDISNLKKENNTLVTRLEDLRKANDDLSDKLKDYEAVTKIHQALTPDTNALESEIRKLKNALDNMEKAKKADLAQCKMRYEHRITAINDEIQAIQNQLSRYKRERDTYKHMLEGAQKTIADLKSARGRQSNASSGKSDEEEEMTGASKLVLERQINSLEDELSETRLEASRLKAELVSEKSASHVKVSELQSRINELEEERMLASGRTKIPGLKVRMELAWQKEREDHQRLLQETATLARDLRQTLFEIERERSKERLENKRRQDQLKKVYDEEKEESKKKLLELQCDLLELRDAHAKLRTSNEKMRREKERHEREREELKDAIYKKCKQEQVELRNINVLLQQVNDLMKFFPELNGIAENGTSSTYTPTPPRRLKGSKSRESSPMLDAKGEIRGSNSQLGEKTEKLEYTIKKLMDVAKELKESKKAADESNATRLKKLSKRSTSVESDPGKGITTARSKPRLKRKSLSLEQTSARNEESRIWGTDSNMSSLQSLEGSEVDGRTLSLQRDSSVDSRLSTGSTKSEMLEREKKHGKGIIRKITTKLTKSASVDDPHVSTDLSLQTSGSETSINEKTEKKNLKKKLTDMFKRGSRSSSVEKKIGTSSQSRPVSRTSMTSNN; this is translated from the exons ATGAAGAACCATTCTTATAT AATGCACCACATGTATTCGTCGAAGAAAGGAGACCCTCTCTGCCCCCTTGGTTTCCATCCTCAAGTGCGGTGGCCGACCCGCTGCAAACGATGCTTCAG GGATTACAAAGAACACGGGGGTAAGAAGGATAACTTGAGGGACATTACGGCGTCATCGCCTAGCCTTTCGTTTGATCAATCTTCAGGAAG GTCCGCAGAGAATGGGAAAAGGGTATGGTCATCAGCAACAAACCTAGCAAAAGATGATTTTAAAGAAACTCCTGAACCGTCGCATGCGTCGGCCGGCTGGACATCGCTCATGGATCTTTCTGCCATCGATAAAGAAGATGAAAGATTAGATA GAAGAAGGCCAACGAAATTACAGATCAAAGAAGTTATAGCTAACAGCAGTGAGAATACTTCCGAGAACGACGTTGAGTTTATCATTCAG GTGAAAAAGTCGAAGATCGGTTCGTCGAAAAGCGCGATACAAAATGAGGATCACCTTATGGGAAAGGAAGAGACGACGAAGAAC AGCGAGATGGACCGTCTAAGGGCACAATTGAACGAGTTGCAAGCAAGATGTGAGAAAGCAGAGAGGGAAAAGAGTGAGATCTTGATGAGACGACTGACAACAATGGAAAACATATCCAACAAAGCATCGTCGAATGAGTTACAGAAACTACAAAAAAAGAATGAAg CCCTGACACAAGAGAAGACAAGTCTTCTGAACAAGATAAAAGAGCTAGAGAAAGAAACAAGTTCAAAATCCTTCAGAGGCGAGAGAGATCGAGAAAAGGAGGAGCTGCGTTCTAAACTGAAAGCAGCAGAAAATCTGTGCGAGACCCTGATGGACGAAAACGAAGACATGAAGAAAGAGATTCGTCAGTTGGAGGAAGAAATATATGAGTTACAAGATACCTTCAG GACGACGATTTGGACGGATGACACGTGCGATTCCAACACGACGACACTGCTTTTCGCCAAAGCTACAACGAAC CGTGGACGTTTGATCGCTTG GGATGAGCAAGCGGACGAGTACGTTCGTCTGCGAAAGAGCTTGGAACAGTCTAATAAGAACTGTCGAATATTGTCGTTTAAGCTGAGGAAGGTTGAGCGAAAGGTAGAAGAGCTGGAGTCTGAAAAAGACACCCTGGAGAAGAAATATGATGAg GTGAAGAAGGTTGAGGATACATTAAAAAAGATCAAGGGCGAGTTCCAAGGCAGACCTCAGAAGAAGGCAACAGAATTCACGACCAAGGTACAGCTTAAGAAGATGGTGGATGAAATGGAGAAGGAAATAG GAGATTTGATGACCATTTTCACGAATATTTCCGATGGCAAAGATGTGGACGTTCAAGAACTGAAATCCAAAGACAATCACGCGAAATATGACAAACTTCTGAAGGAGCACGAACTACTTAAAGAGAAGCTCGACACCGTCACAAAGGAACTGTCTGACGAGAAGGAGAAAAAGAGAACACCGTCGGGCTCCAAAGTTGAAGACAAGAATGTCGATGTTCAAAACA TTAAAAAGAAACTGGACGAAGCTGTGAACTTGAGGGAAGCTGAAAGGAAGGCATGGGACCAAGAGAAAACGTCGTTGTCTGAGGAAAAGGAGAAGCTGAAATCGAAACTACTCTCGTTATCCGCGGAAAAACTTAAAGTATACAATGAAGTTGTTCAACTGAAAAAGGATTTAG AGACAGCCAAGTCGTCAGAAAAGGAAGGCGAAAAAATGGAGAAAACGATAAATGAGCTGAAGAGAGAATTATCACAGGAACGAGAGAAAAACAAGAAGTTGCAGGACGATTTGTCTGCTTACACTGAACGAGAATCGAAAATGACGCAGTCAATGTCGTCT GTCGAGCAAACTAAGAGCAAACTCGACACTGAAGTAAAACGCTTGAAGAAAGAGTTAGAGAatgcaaaatcctcaaattccacaaaaataAGTAGCCTGACTACGGAGGTATCCGACTtgaagaaagaaaaggaaaaactgTTGTCTCAAATTGAACAGGAGAAACAGTCCAAGGAAGCTGATGTATCCATGCTGAAGAAGAAAATCAATTCGTTGGAAAAGACTGGATTAAACAACAAGAGGATGAACGAAATGAGGCAGACGTATAACGAGAAGATTTTAA TGGCTTATATTTCAGATCTGGAGAACGAATTGAAGAAGGGTCAACAGGAGTACGATAACTTGAATGAGAAGTATAATGAACTTGGAAAGTTGAAAGCACAGTTTGAAAGTGACAATGAAGCACTCAACAA CAAACTGCGAGAACAAAACACTGAACTTATTAGCATTCGCAAAGAATTGGAAGCACTAAGACAAACCGTTAAATTGAAAGAAAGCGAATGGCGATCTGAAAAAACTACATTGGAA caCAAGTTACGGGAGAGTGAGTTACCAAACAGAGCCATGATAACAGATCTGAATAACGACATAAGTAATTTGAAGAAAGAGAACAATACATTAGTAACGCGATTGGAAGACTTAAGAAAAGCG aatgacgatctcTCTGACAAGCTGAAGGACTACGAAGCAGTGACAAAAATTCACCAAGCTTTGACGCCGGATACCAATGCTCTCGAGTCGGAGATTCGGAAACTAAAGAACGCACTTGACAACATGGAAAAAGCGAAGAAAGCTGACTTAGCGCAGTGCAAAATGAGATACGAGCACAGGATCACAGCTATTAATGATGAGATCCAAGCGATTCAGAACCAACTATCGCGATACAAACGCGAACGCGATACGTACAAACATATGTTGGAAGGTGCTCAGAAAACAATCGCGGATTTGAAGTCTGCTAGAGGCAGACAATCAAATGCATCTTCTGGAAAGTCTGACGAG GAGGAGGAAATGACTGGTGCAAGCAAACTAGTTCTGGAAAGGCAGATTAACAGCCTGGAAGATGAATTGTCTGAAACAAGGTTAGAAGCATCCAGACTGAAAGCTGAATTGGTGTCGGAGAAGTCGGCGAGTCATGTTAAAGTGTCTGAATTACAGTCACGAATCAATGAG CTTGAAGAGGAACGAATGCTTGCTAGTGGCAGGACCAAGATCCCAGGGTTGAAAGTTCGCATGGAACTGGCTTGGCAAAAGGAACGAGAGGATCACCAAAGACTACTGCAAGAAACAGCTACGCTGGCCAGGGATTTGCGACAAACTCTATTCGAA ATTGAGAGAGAACGTTCCAAAGAACGATTGGAAAATAAGAGGCGACAGGATCAGTTAAAGAAGGTATACGATGAAGAAAAGGAGGAGAGTAAGAAGAAATTGTTGGAG TTGCAGTGTGATTTGCTAGAGTTAAGAGATGCTCATGCAAAATTGAGGACCAGCAACGAGAAAATGAGGCGAGAAAAAGAGCGAcacgagagggagagagaggaaCTGAAAGACGCGATCTACAAAAAGTGTAAACAGGAACAAGTTGAATTAAGGAATATCAATGTACTGTTGCAACAAGTCAATGACTTGATGAAATTCTTCCCTGAACTGAACGGCATAGCTGAAAATGGAACGTCGAGCACTTACACGCCTACACCGCCTAGGAGACTAAAG GGATCAAAGTCGAGAGAGTCATCGCCAATGTTGGACGCAAAGGGTGAAATAAGAG GTTCAAATTCACAACTTGGtgaaaaaacagaaaaattggaGTACaccattaaaaaattgatggatGTAGCAAAAGAATTGAAGGAGTCGAAGAAAGCAGCCGATGAGAGTAACGCAACGAGGTTGAAGAAACTTAGCAAAAG ATCAACGTCTGTTGAGAGTGACCCAGGCAAAGGAATAACGACAGCTCGTTCGAAGCCACGTTTGAAGCGAAAGAGCTTATCTTTGGAACAGACGTCGGCACGAAACGAGGAA TCGCGTATTTGGGGCACCGATAGTAACATGTCCAGCTTGCAATCATTGGAAGGCTCGGAAGTTGATGGACGAACGCTTAGCTTGCAGAGAGATTCTAGTGTGGATAG tcgGCTCTCCACTGGTTCTACGAAAAGCGAAATGCTGGAACGAGAAAAGAAACACGGTAAAGGAATAATAAGGAAGATCACCACAAAGTTAACTAAATCAGCTAGTGTAGACGATCCACACGTTTCCACGGACCTTTCTCTTCAG ACCTCAGGATCTGAAACCAGCATCAACGAGAAGACTGAAAAGAAAAATCTGAAGAAAAAGTTAACGGACATGTTCAAACGAGGCTCAAGGAGCAGCAG CGTGGAGAAGAAAATTGGTACTTCCAGTCAAAGTAGACCAGTATCAAGGACTTCTATGacatcaaataattaa
- the LOC100879521 gene encoding G patch domain-containing protein 1: MSDSEDENYVSFGVPLDPLDEDNLPRKKPVTIEEQCAYDAQGRRRFHGAFTGGFSAGYFNTVGTRDGWRPQQFKSSRSSKAESITQRPEDFMDDEDTGEFGIAPKGICATSDYTDHGHRGIKRERVNRESSGPIPGTPVLKDLLKPVKETVGIMLLKKMGWRPGQGIGSRLTKQEKAKIKSRNAKMKILQQESKKANSESSSEESEDDYGDVTFAPDDYEPFRCNPKDNYFGIGYSGLDRRTILSGHVNLFDTPAFSVQDKNKKLSIHGQAFGVGAFEADDEDIYEREDMSRYDFALGPERKTKTRWSAENSLRNLNDNCLEGFALATAKLQHKKIYPPPDLPKDFVPVHAVRKSRFYPPTDNIPRAMENGKRKELTAADRARILEDSNSSKKPSESYPNSVPSVASNIITKVLNLHGKQETKERQKEESQRAKAATSWMDKLNAQSFVKGGTVGLSKDSEGSLKNLEEFKDSFSASDEQKGTNSSNLKEDNSANKSTVKPFLSDPDKQRRFEQYLVFSNKGEKNKLESIQPLSMTEWDREHERVEFEQAAKLFVQPINDYVTNKFTHASEHTSASSDASSTKYEEENEMKQAVKMKMFGKLTRERIDWKPASIVCKRFNIPEPQGGCAQPELQKKTAKFSIFDSIDWSNSTKFLRASDTVSKETKPADTPKEESINSTNSDIKSNSNIPFSSQILEPVSEKMKNFEASYEKVFGKEVQETFSKVAEVEETTSKFDSSTTSETAEKQARDDESASIIKSKSEEKKDLFKAIFLSSSEESESEPEESMDSEAVKSVLIGKVPSEVNVNRNTSPPRGIFAKVDLDSLIADPRSSAQANETKEKETILVSDSESKQINDADSNPPDIELLPDMYGPALPSRLLKNEPPTPEASSSQTFKPVFKSVVVAKPKTDSKISGVWVERTKVKKSKKEKKKHKHKEHKSSKHKRKSKKEKRGS, from the exons atgAGCGATTCTGAGGACGAGAACTATGTTTCTTTTGGAGTTCCTCTTGACCCTCTGGATGAAG ATAATTTACCAAGAAAAAAACCTGTCACCATTGAAGAACAATGTGCATATGATGCACAAGGCAGGCGTAGATTTCATGGAGCCTTTACTGGAGGTTTTTCTGCTGGATACTTTAACACTGTTGGTACCAGGGATGGTTGGAGACCACAGCAATTCAAGTCTTCCAGAAGTAGCAAAGCAGAAAGTATTACTCAACGACCAGAAGATTTCATGGATGATGAAGACacaggagaatttggaattgcacCAAAGGGTATTTGTGCTACCAGTGATTATACCGATCATGGGCATAGAGGTATTAAACGAGAAAGAGTTAACCGTGAGAGCAGTGGTCCTATCCCTGGTACCCCAGTATTGAAGGACCTTTTGAAACCTGTAAA agAGACAGTTGGAATTATGTTACTGAAGAAAATGGGATGGAGACCAGGTCAAGGTATAGGATCTAGACTGACAAAACAGGAGAAAGCTAAAATAAAAagtagaaatgcaaaaatgaaaatattgcaACAAGAATCTAAGAAGGCAAATTCAGAAAGTAGTTCAGAGGAGTCAGAAGATGATTATGGAGATGTTACATTTGCTCCTGATGATTATGAACCATTTAG GTGTAATCCGAAGGATAATTACTTTGGCATAGGATATAGTGGCTTAGATAGAAGAACCATACTTTCTGGTCatgtaaatttatttgacaCTCCAGCATTTAGTGTTCAGGATAAAAACAAGAAGTTATCAATACATGGTCAAGCATTTGGAGTTGGTGCATTTGAGGCTGACGACGAAGATATATACGAGAGGGAGGACATGTCGCGTTACGATTTTGCACTCGGTCCAGAACGTAAAACAAAGACGAGATGGTCTGCCGAAaacagtttgagaaatttgaacgaTAATTGCTTAGAAGGTTTTGCACTGGCAACTGCTAAATTACAACATAAGAAAATTTATCCACCGCCAGACTTACCCAAGGATTTCGTACCAGTGCATGCAGTTAGGAAAAGCCGATTTTATCCACCAACCGATAATATTCCTCGAGCAATGGAAAACGGAAAACGCAAAGAACTTACAGCTGCGGATAGGGCTAGAATACTGGAAGACTCTAATAGTTCTAAAAAACCATCAGAATCGTATCCAAATTCGGTACCATCGGTTGCATCTAATATCATTACTAAAGTGTTGAATTTGCATGGGAaacaagaaacgaaagaaaggcAAAAGGAAGAAAGTCAGAGAGCTAAAGCAGCCACGTCATGGATGGATAAACTGAATGCGCAAAGTTTTGTCAAAGGAGGCACTGTTGGTCTCAGTAAAGATTCTGAGGGaagcttgaaaaatttagagGAGTTTAAAGATTCCTTTTCGGCATCTGATGAACAAAAAGGTACAAATAGCAGTAATTTAAAGGAAGACAATTCTGCAAACAAGAGCACGGTGAAACCATTTTTATCTGATCCTGATAAACAGAGACGTTTCGAGCAGTATTTAGTTTTCTCAAATAAAGGTGAAAAGAATAAGCTCGAGAGTATACAGCCACTATCAATGACAGAGTGGGACAGGGAGCACGAACGCGTGGAGTTTGAGCAAGCAGCAAAACTATTTGTCCAACCAATAAATGATTACGTTACGAACAAATTTACACATGCTTCTGAGCATACGTCTGCAAGTTCAGATGCTTCTTCTACAAAATACGAAGAAGAGAACGAGATGAAGCAGGCTGTAAAGATGAAAATGTTTGGTAAGTTAACTAGAGAGCGCATAGACTGGAAGCCTGCTAGTATCGTTTGTAAAAGATTTAATATTCCTGAGCCACAAGGTGGCTGTGCTCAACCCGAGCTGCAAAAGAAAACTGCAAAGTTTTCCATCTTCGATTCCATTGACTGGAGTAATTCTACGAAATTTTTAAGGGCTAGTGATACAGTATCGAAGGAAACTAAACCTGCTGATACACCAAAAGAAGAAAGTATCAATAGTACAAATTCAGATATAAAATCCAATAGCAATATACCTTTTAGTAGTCAAATTTTAGAGCCTGTGTCTGAGaagatgaaaaattttgaagcttCCTATGAGAAAGTCTTTGGCAAAGAAGTCCAAGAAACATTTTCTAAAGTCGCCGAAGTTGAAGAAACTACAAGCAAGTTTGACTCAAGTACAACTTCAGAGACTGCAGAGAAGCAAGCCAGAGATGATGAAAGTGCtagtataataaaaagtaaatctgaagaaaagaaagatctttttaaagcaattttcttAAGTAGTAGTGAAGAGTCTGAGTCAGAGCCTGAAGAAAGCATGGATAGCGAGGCAGTGAAGTCAGTTTTAATCGGTAAAGTTCCAAGCGAGGTGAATGTAAACAGAAACACTTCTCCACCAAGGGGTATCTTCGCTAAGGTAGACCTTGATAGTCTGATAGCTGATCCTAGATCTAGTGCACAAGCAAATGAAACAAAAGAGAAGGAGACAATTTTAGTATCAGATTCAGAAAGCAAACAAATTAATGATGCTGATTCAAATCCTCCGGATATTGAACTGTTGCCTGATATGTATGGACCCGCACTTCCTTCAAGATTGCTGAAGAACGAGCCTCCCACACCAGAGGCATCCAGTTCACAAACTTTCAAACCTGTGTTTAAAAGCGTTGTAGTAGCAAAACCCAAAACAGACTCTAAGATATCCGGCGTGTGGGTAGAGCGAACGAAAGTGAAGAAGTCtaagaaggagaagaaaaaaCATAAACATAAAGAGCACAAGAGTTCAAAGCACAAGCGGAAGTCGAAGAAGGAGAAACGCGGTTCGTGA
- the ScpX gene encoding sterol carrier protein X-related thiolase has translation MKMPSKVKVYVVGVGMTKFEKPGKRQDVDYPDLAKEAITKALEDAHIPYTCIKAACVGYVYGDSTCGQRAIYEVGLTGCPIYNVNNNCSTGSTALIMGKQIIESGSADCVLAVGFEKMERGSLMSKFLDRTNPMDKHIEVMSEIAGINNSPITAQMFGNAGIEHMKKYGTKPEHFAKIAYKNHLHSTNNPYSQFQEKYTLDQIMKSPKVFGPLTKLQCCPTSDGSAAVILATEEFVHKHKLESQAVEIVAMEMSTDTPSTFTEKSAIKLIGYDMTKNATEKLFTQTLYKPSDVNVIELHDCFSTNELITYEALGLCPPGHGGKLVDAGDNTYGGKYVINPSGGLISKGHPLGATGLAQCTELCWQLRGLAGKRQVPNAKLALQHNIGLGGAVVVALYRLGFPNAQKSTNSRKPTISQKPTISQTPVKKTLAGTPNPDIFKANKLFKILEVAMQEDEDNLIEKVRGVYGFKVIKKPSGEEGYWIVDAKTGKGKVEYYGTAKPDVTIIINDDDITDFISGKLNPQKAFFEGKIRIQGNMGIAIKLIDLQKRAAKKIELLRSKL, from the exons ATGAAAATGCCATCAAAAGTGAAAGTTTACGTTGTGGGTGTCGGTATGACAAAATTCGAGAAACCAGGAAAACGACAAGATGTAGATTATCCGGATTTAGCGAAAGAAGCGATTACAAAAGCATTGGAGGATGCACACATTCCTTATACTTGTATAAAAGCTGCCTGTGTTGGATATGTTTATGGAGATTCCACCTGTGGTCAACGAGCTATATATGAAGTTGGTCTTACGGGTTGTCCCatatataatgtaaataataattgctCTACTGGCTCAACTGCTTTAATTATGGGGAAACAAATCATAGAGAGTGGGTCAGCTGATTGCGTATTGGCTGTTGGTtttgagaaaatggaaagaGGCTCTTTAATGTCAAAGTTTTTAGATCGTACCAATCCAATGGATAAGCATATAGAAGTTATGTCTGAAATTGCtg GCATAAATAACAGTCCAATTACTGCTCAAATGTTTGGAAATGCTGGAATTGAACACATGAAAAAATATGGCACTAAACCTGAGCATTTTGCAAAAATTGCTTATAAAAATCATTTACATTCCACTAATAATCCATATTCACAATTCCAAGAGAAATATACATTGGATCAAATAATGAAGTCTCCCAAAGTATTTGGACCCCTTACTAAGCTCCAATGTTGTCCAACATCTGATGGTTCAGCAGCTGTAATTTTAGCCACTGAAGAATTTGTTCATAAGCATAAACTTGAATCACAGGCAGTAGAAATTGTAGCAATGGAAATGTCTACAGACACACCTTCAACATTCACAGAAAAAAGTGCCATTAAACTTATTGG CTATGATATGACAAAGAATGCTACTGAGAAATTATTTACTCAAACTCTTTACAAGCCAAGTGATGTTAACGTTAtagaattgcatgattgtttttctacAAATGAACTTATCACTTATGAAGCTCTTGGCCTTTGTCCTCCTGGTCACGGTGGAAAGTTGGTTGATGCTGGAGATAACACATATGGAGGAAAATATGTTATAAATCCAAGTGGTGGTTTAATCTCAAAGGGACATCCTTTAGGAGCAACAGGATTAGCTCAATGTACTGAACTTTGTTGGCAACTTCGGGGTCTAGCTGGCAAAAGACAAGTACCAAATGCAAAACTTGCATTACAACATAATATAGGCTTAGGAGGAGCAGTTGTAGTTGCTTTGTATCGTTTGGGTTTCCCTAACGCacagaaatctacaaattcgcGAAAACCTACAATTTCGCAAAAACCTACAATTTCGCAGACACCGGTCAAAAAGACTTTGGCCGGAACTCCTAATCCAGATATCTTCAAagcaaataaattattcaaaatattggAAGTTGCAATGCAAGAAGATGAggataatttaattgaaaaagttCGCGGGGTATACGGGTTCAAAGTAATTAAGAAACCATCAGGTGAGGAAGGTTACTGGATAGTAGATGCTAAAACGGGAAAAGGAAAAGTAGAATACTATGGAACCGCGAAACCTGatgttacaattataattaatgacGACGATATTACTGATTTCATATCTGGAAAACTGAATCCGCAAAAAGCCTTTTTCGAAGGAAAGATCAGAATTCAAGGTAACATGGGAATAGCaataaaattgattgatttGCAAAAACGCGCTGCTAAAAAAATTGAACTTCTTCGTTCCAAGTTGTAA
- the Arp3 gene encoding actin-related protein 3 yields MLGRLPACVIDVGTGYTKLGFASNKEPQLMIPSAIAIKETAKVGDNNARRITKGVEDLDAYIGDEAFEATGYSVKYPVRHGLVEDWDLMEKFLQQCIFKYLRAEPEDHYFLLTEPPLNTPENREYTAEIMFESFNVPGLYIAVQAVLALAASWTAKSVENRTLTGVVVDSGDGVTHVIPVAEGFVIGSCIKHIPIAGRDITYFIQSLLREREIGIPPEQSLETAKAIKEKYCYICPDISKEFAKYDSDPTKIKKYEGINSITKQPFVVDVGYERFLGPEIFFHPEFSNPDFTTPLSEIVDDVIQNCPIDVRRPLYSNVVLSGGSTMFKDFGRRLQRDIKRIVDARLKLSETLSGSHITPKPIDVHVISHHKQRCAVWYGGALLASDPEFYRVCHTKKAYQEYGPGICRYNPVFHSMV; encoded by the exons ATGCTCGGCCGGCTTCCAGCATGTGTAATCGACGTAGGCACGGG GTATACAAAATTAGGTTTTGCATCTAATAAAGAGCCTCAACTTATGATACCATCCGCTATTGCAATTAAAGAAACAGCAAAAGTAGGAGATAACAATGCTAGAAGAATTACTAAAGGAGTTGAAGATTTGGATGCTTATATTGGAGATGAAGCATTTGAAGCTACTGGATATTCCGTGAAA TATCCAGTTAGGCATGGATTAGTGGAAGACTGGGATTTAATGGAAAAGTTTCTGCAACAATGTATCTTTAAATACTTAAGGGCAGAACCTGAAGATCATTATTTCTTACTTACGGAGCCACCATTAAACACTCCAGAAAATCGAGAATACACAGCAGAAATAATGTTTGAATCGTTTAATGTACCAGGTCTTTATATTGCTGTGCAAGCAGTATTAGCATTAGCTGCATCCTGGACAGCTAAGAGTGTAGAGAATAGAACATTGACAGGTGTAGTTGTTGATAGTGGAGATGGAGTGACTCACGTAATTCCAGTT GCAGAAGGTTTTGTCATTGGAAGTTGTATAAAGCACATTCCCATTGCTGGACGTGACATTACGTATTTTATACAAAGTTTGTTAAGAGAACGTGAAATTGGAATTCCACCTGAGCAGTCTTTGGAAACAGCTAaagcaataaaagaaaaatattgctATATATGTCCTGATATTTCAAAAGAATTTGCTAAATACGACAGTGATCctaccaaaataaaaaaatatgaaggtATTAATAGCATCACTAAGCAGCCTTTTGTAGTGGATGTTGGATACGAAAGGTTTCTAGGACCAGAGATATTCTTCCATCCTGAA TTTTCTAATCCAGATTTCACAACTCCACTAAGTGAAATCGTGGACGATGTAATACAAAATTGTCCAATAGATGTTAGAAGACCATTGTATAGTAATGTTGTATTGTCGGGAGGTTCTACAATGTTTAAAGACTTCGGTAGACGATTACAACGTGACATAAAACGAATCGTTGATGCACGTCTCAAACTCAGTGAAACGTTGAGCGGAAGTCACATTACG ccaAAACCTATAGATGTTCATGTTATATCTCATCATAAACAGCGTTGCGCGGTGTGGTATGGTGGTGCTCTGTTAGCAAGCGATCCTGAGTTTTACAGGGTTTGTCATACGAAAAAAGCTTATCAAGAATATGGTCCGGGCATTTGTCGTTATAATCCTGTATTTCATAGTATGGTATAA